The Pseudanabaena yagii GIHE-NHR1 genomic interval GGCATCAATATGTAAAGGTTTGCCAATATCGGGATTGGTTGCGATAAAAGCATCAATTTGAGGTTTCAGGCGCAGTGATTCTTCGGCATTAACGAGGGAAACATTTCCCAATTCTGTAATCGCTTTATCACAGCCGCGACGACTAAAGATAAAGTAAATTGCAGGCAACATATCACGCTGCCGTAAATGAGAAACAACAGTTCCAATCGTAGGGACAATTTTATGTCGTTCTTCTTTAGTTGGTGGTTTGTTTGTGAGAGGCTTTAGTCTAGGATTAATCTTTTGATTGGAACTATCTAATAGAGGGAAAAACCCTTTGCTATTGCAGAAAGAATGTTCGAGGGGAACGGGACGAAAATCAGAATAGATTAACTCAGTTTTTCCATGAACTTTGTTCAGCCAATCCGTTAATTGTTGACTATTTGCTACCGTTGCTGAAAGGGCTACTAATTGGACTTCTGCGGGACAATAAACGATTGATTCTTCCCAAACTGTTCCTCTTTGGCGATCATTCATGTAGTGACATTCATCGAGAACCACTACTTCCACATCCGTCAGTGATGTTCCCACTTCACCAATTGGCGTACCATAGAGCATATTCCGAAAAATCTCAGTAGTCATCACTAAAATCGGCGCGTCACGATTAACCGATAAGTCACCTGTCAATAACCCCACCTTATCGTCACCAAACTGTTGGCGAAAATCCCGTAATTTCTGATTTGAGAGCGCTTTGAGCGGTGTAGTATAAAAAACGCGGCGATTACCAGCCAATGCTGCATGAATGGCATACTCACCGATAAGGGTTTTTCCTGAACCAGTGGGCGCACAAACGACGACCGACTTACCCGCTTGCAAGGCGGCGATCGCCTGTAGTTGAAACTGGTCAAGTGAAAACGGATATAGTTCTTGTGGGTCTAATGCTTGCACGCACTTTTGCCTGAGTAAATATACTTAATGTTGAGTGGGCAATAATGGTTAAATGCTTGCCTAGCCTTCTATAGTATCCTATCGCAGAGATGAGTGGCGGCGCGAAGCGCCGCCACTCATCTCTTTGTTTTTGTTTGTTGACCCGCCGAAGGCGGGTCAACAAACCTTTGTACCTCGCTTAATTTCTAAGCATTGCAGGAATAGCTAAGGCTTTTCAAGAGCCTTGACTGCCATGTTGTATTGTTCGCTATTGCCTTGTTGCTTAAAAAGTTCCGCCGCTTTCTTTAAATCGGCTTTTTCACCTTGCTTATCTTTTAACCCTGATTTGGCAATTCCGCGATTGTAGTAAGCGGCAGCAAGACCTCTAATCCCCCAGTTACGATCAATTTTGATCGCTTCGTTATAATCCTCGATCGCATCTTTCATGTTGCCTGACGCATATCTCACGACTCCCCGATTGTAGTAGGCAAGCGAAAAGTCAGGCTTAAGTCGAATTGCTTCATTCCAGTCTTCGAGTGCGCCCTGATAATCACCTAGGGTGTACTTCACTAAGCCGCGATCGCAGTAGGCTTTAGCATCATCCAGTTTGAGGCTAATGGCTTGTTTGTAATCAGCAACGACTGGATCTCCTCCTTTTTCCTTTTGGGCAATATCGTGCTTCTGGTAATAAAGAAAATACTCAGGATTCAAACGAATAGACTCACTCCAGTCTGCGATCGCCCCTTTGTAATCTTTTTTAGCGACCTTATCATTACCACTATTCACAAAAGATTGCGCCTTAGTATCTTGTTCTGACTTGGGAGTAGGAGATACTTCACTAGTTGGGGTTAAAGGAGGATTGCCTGTCTTTTGTTGAAATAGAAAGTAGCTTACAAGTGCCAACCCACTGATCAGGAAAAAGGCGATGAGTATAACTACGATCTTTTGATTACTTTTTGCCATTAACTTATTTCTCCGTCAGTCTCCATACTCCGTCCCAATCATCTTCAGGAGCATTCAGCAAGAAGTGTTGACAACGGGTGATATGAATATTTGCTGCCTTATTGCTCTTATCGAGTTCTAAGACCTCGGCAAACTCAGCCATAGCTTTACTAAATCTACGATTGAGATAATGTTCTCGCCCTGTATGATAATGCTCGATGATTTGCGATTGAATGTCACCAATTGGATCTGACTTTAAACCGATTAATTCAAAAACGCTGACGGGTTGATTTTTGCCTTTCACTTGGATGCGATCAAGTTCGCGTACCCAGATGCGATCGCCACAAAGTTTATAAGTAGTTTCGCTAATAATGGCATCCGTGCCATATTGCTTGCTGGCTCCCTCTAGTCTGGAACCAAGATTGACACCATCGCCGATCGCAGTAAATTCCATCCGTCTGGTGGAGCCAATATTGCCACTGATCACGGTGTCGGAGTTAATCCCGATGCCGATCTTGATCGTCGCCATATCGATTTCTTTTTGGTTTCTGGGCTTTAATTTCTCAATCCGCTTGACATTAAACTCTTGGAGGCGATGGCGCATATCGATCGCAGTTTGCACAGCCATCCAAGCATGATCAGGAATAGGCAAAGGCGAGCCAAATACCGCCATAATCGCATCACCGATATACTTATCAAGCGTGCCTTTATAGTTAAAGACCGCTTCCACCATGGTTTCAAAATACTCATTGAGCATTAGCACCACATCTTCGGCGGCGAGGGACTCAGTTAAGGTAGTGTAGCTCCGAATATCAGAGAAGAGTACGGAAACTTCTTTGCGATCGCCTCCCATCTTGGCATCACCACCCGCTAAGAGC includes:
- a CDS encoding tetratricopeptide repeat protein gives rise to the protein MAKSNQKIVVILIAFFLISGLALVSYFLFQQKTGNPPLTPTSEVSPTPKSEQDTKAQSFVNSGNDKVAKKDYKGAIADWSESIRLNPEYFLYYQKHDIAQKEKGGDPVVADYKQAISLKLDDAKAYCDRGLVKYTLGDYQGALEDWNEAIRLKPDFSLAYYNRGVVRYASGNMKDAIEDYNEAIKIDRNWGIRGLAAAYYNRGIAKSGLKDKQGEKADLKKAAELFKQQGNSEQYNMAVKALEKP